The Neofelis nebulosa isolate mNeoNeb1 chromosome X, mNeoNeb1.pri, whole genome shotgun sequence genome has a segment encoding these proteins:
- the SOWAHD gene encoding ankyrin repeat domain-containing protein SOWAHD, translated as MAEPRGAANPGRKASLAATALSSRSAAPPRPPRADPSSLGRYRDHASAAAASRDLHGSPMLSGTGSGRRRGALWELLGLQGAAPAGWLSEERAEEQSPAGPNGPGGGGGGGGGLCLEPHEHAWILAAAEGRLEVLWEQLEAEPGLLLRCDPITGYTVLHWLAKHGCHEELILVYDFAQRRGLQLDVSASGSGGLTPLHLAALQGHDMVIKVLVGALGADPTRRDYSGHRACHYLRPDAPRSLRELSGAEDWETAGGRGRNNANNNSSGCAAAWTLRRTPSAVGATAVEKNYTPRKEKDYAGSRVAQIQGLFRQIFPFFQDR; from the coding sequence ATGGCCGAGCCCCGAGGGGCCGCGAACCCGGGGCGCAAGGCCTCCCTCGCCGCCACCGCGCTGAGCTCTCGGAGCGCCGCGCCACCCCGCCCCCCGAGAGCGGACCCCAGCAGCCTGGGCAGGTACCGGGACCACGCCTCCGCGGCCGCCGCCTCCCGGGACTTGCACGGCTCGCCGATGCTCTCGGGAACGGGCAGCGGCCGCCGGCGCGGAGCGCTGTGGGAgctgctggggctgcagggggCGGCCCCCGCCGGCTGGCTGTCGGAGGAGCGCGCCGAGGAGCAGTCGCCGGCCGGGCCGAACGGtccggggggcggcggcggcggcggcggcgggctgTGCCTGGAGCCCCACGAGCACGCGTGGATACTGGCGGCCGCCGAGGGCCGCCTTGAGGTGCTGTGGGAGCAGCTGGAAGCCGAGCCCGGGCTGCTGCTGCGGTGCGACCCGATCACGGGCTACACGGTGCTGCACTGGCTGGCCAAGCACGGGTGCCACGAGGAGCTCATCCTGGTGTACGACTTCGCCCAGCGCCGGGGGCTGCAGCTCGACGTGAGCGCCTCGGGCAGCGGCGGCCTCACGCCCCTCCACCTGGCGGCCCTGCAGGGCCACGACATGGTCATCAAGGTGCTGGTGGGCGCCTTGGGGGCTGACCCCACGCGCCGCGACTACAGCGGCCACCGGGCCTGTCACTACCTGCGACCCGACGCGCCGCGGAGCCTGAGGGAGCTGTCGGGGGCCGAGGACTGGGAGACGGCGGGCGGCAGAGGGCGGAACAACGCCAACAACAACAGCAGCGGCTGCGCCGCCGCGTGGACGCTGCGACGGACCCCGAGCGCGGTGGGCGCGACCGCCGTGGAGAAGAACTACACGCCCCGAAAGGAGAAGGACTACGCGGGCAGCCGGGTGGCGCAAATTCAGGGCCTTTTCCGCCAAATATTCCCCTTCTTCCAGGACCGGTGA